The proteins below are encoded in one region of Planctopirus limnophila DSM 3776:
- the tatA gene encoding twin-arginine translocase TatA/TatE family subunit — protein MFGLPGGWELLVVLGIVLLLFGNRLPSVMRSLGQSITEFKKGAKEAEQEPEKIDDREAKV, from the coding sequence ATGTTTGGTCTGCCCGGTGGATGGGAATTGCTTGTTGTACTAGGAATTGTCCTGCTCCTTTTCGGAAACCGGCTTCCCAGCGTGATGCGATCACTGGGACAGAGCATCACGGAATTCAAGAAGGGTGCCAAGGAGGCAGAACAGGAGCCCGAGAAGATCGACGATCGGGAAGCGAAAGTCTGA
- the queF gene encoding preQ(1) synthase: protein MPSEFLGILETFPNPFPQRDYSIETICPEFTSLCPKTGQPDYGTLVITYVPDEKCFELKSLKLYLQAFRNHGAFYEQVTNMILDDLVAATSPRSLEVVAQFTPRGGIRSNVTVKYAKD from the coding sequence ATGCCTTCCGAGTTTCTGGGGATTCTTGAGACGTTTCCGAATCCCTTTCCGCAGCGTGACTACTCGATTGAAACGATTTGTCCAGAGTTCACGTCGCTCTGTCCCAAAACTGGCCAGCCAGATTACGGCACACTGGTGATTACCTATGTGCCAGACGAAAAGTGTTTCGAATTGAAGTCTCTCAAACTTTATCTGCAGGCGTTCCGCAATCATGGAGCGTTTTACGAGCAGGTCACGAACATGATTCTGGATGATCTGGTGGCCGCGACTTCTCCGAGGAGTCTGGAAGTCGTTGCCCAGTTCACGCCTCGGGGTGGTATCCGCTCGAATGTCACCGTGAAATACGCAAAAGACTGA
- a CDS encoding 6-phosphogluconolactonase has product MNLLTTLAGSMLEGFFPAGWDLARIDACVDANPATITQRQPWWHKSFQPIECVSQSDFDTYMGHEIAQTIRHAKEAGRKLSIILPVGPMGMYRWAVYFLKEWNVSCEHVYGFNMDEWSDASGNTLPATDPGAFQFAMEQAFYGPLGKLTVPKKQRNFATRKHLPTYAERLGELKSQGAMHVLVFGVGRVCHIAFWEPHFAGEYGSETEWKSQTHRLGARLHPLTIEQNALTSFKSRTTLVPAFANTIGPALFLGADHIIGGADGIFSRGMQWQGLSLWMTFRHAPTSWIPSTYMTTQPGKFFFLNELAGPLTAECH; this is encoded by the coding sequence ATGAATCTGCTCACCACACTGGCGGGATCGATGCTGGAAGGCTTTTTTCCTGCCGGTTGGGATCTCGCCCGCATCGATGCCTGTGTCGATGCTAACCCGGCAACCATTACCCAGCGGCAACCCTGGTGGCATAAATCTTTCCAACCGATCGAGTGCGTTTCCCAAAGCGATTTCGACACTTATATGGGCCACGAGATTGCTCAGACGATTCGCCATGCGAAAGAAGCGGGCCGGAAGTTATCGATCATCCTGCCTGTAGGCCCGATGGGCATGTATCGCTGGGCGGTTTACTTCCTCAAGGAGTGGAACGTCTCGTGCGAACACGTCTATGGCTTCAACATGGACGAATGGAGTGATGCTTCAGGAAATACGTTACCCGCCACTGATCCCGGTGCTTTTCAGTTTGCCATGGAGCAGGCCTTCTATGGCCCTTTAGGAAAGTTAACCGTTCCGAAAAAGCAGAGGAACTTCGCGACTCGCAAGCATCTCCCGACCTATGCCGAAAGACTGGGCGAATTGAAATCTCAAGGGGCGATGCATGTCTTGGTCTTTGGCGTGGGCCGAGTCTGCCATATTGCTTTCTGGGAGCCACACTTTGCCGGCGAATATGGCAGTGAAACTGAGTGGAAATCGCAAACCCATCGCCTGGGTGCCAGGCTTCATCCACTGACGATCGAACAGAATGCCCTGACCAGTTTTAAGAGTCGCACGACGCTGGTACCAGCCTTTGCCAACACCATTGGCCCAGCACTGTTCCTGGGAGCCGACCATATCATTGGCGGAGCAGATGGCATCTTTTCTCGCGGCATGCAATGGCAGGGTCTTTCTCTCTGGATGACCTTTCGCCATGCTCCGACATCGTGGATTCCATCGACTTACATGACGACACAACCCGGCAAATTCTTCTTTCTCAACGAGCTTGCCGGCCCTCTCACAGCCGAATGCCACTAG
- the fmt gene encoding methionyl-tRNA formyltransferase, with translation MRSLRIAFLGTGPLARPVFEALRESPHHQVVALITQPSRTGRGHHQHENPLIGLAEERNIPVFQPSRIRDAEHATWLKELDLDLSVVAAYGQILSREILDLPRLGTINVHASLLPKYRGATPIHAAVLSGDEVAGVTIIRLVPKLDAGPMLGVDQLQVDAQETTGSLEARLAQLAVPLTLRVVDQLAMGEAQETLQDETLATHVGKLTKQHGLIDWSKPAIDIERHIRGMQPWPGPQTMLFSEGKAPLRLSILQGTVISSSATNSSSVGSFAEQTSPGQLSSESGRLFAQTGDHRLEILTLQPEGKRAMSAAEYLRGRPVKPGDYLGTLAIAPQ, from the coding sequence ATGAGATCATTGCGAATTGCTTTTCTGGGGACGGGGCCATTAGCTCGACCCGTCTTTGAAGCCCTGCGCGAATCACCACACCACCAGGTCGTCGCACTGATCACGCAACCTTCCAGAACAGGACGTGGTCATCATCAGCACGAGAACCCGCTCATTGGTTTAGCTGAAGAGCGGAACATCCCGGTCTTCCAACCTTCACGCATTCGTGATGCCGAGCATGCCACCTGGCTCAAAGAACTGGATCTCGACCTGTCTGTGGTGGCGGCTTACGGCCAGATTCTGTCACGGGAGATTCTCGATCTGCCTCGTCTGGGGACCATCAATGTCCACGCCTCACTGCTTCCCAAGTACCGCGGTGCGACACCGATTCATGCAGCTGTCCTGTCCGGTGATGAAGTGGCGGGAGTGACCATCATTCGCCTTGTCCCGAAGCTCGATGCGGGCCCCATGCTGGGTGTTGATCAACTCCAGGTTGATGCCCAGGAGACCACAGGTTCACTCGAAGCACGTCTGGCGCAACTGGCCGTTCCATTAACACTGCGTGTCGTCGATCAACTGGCTATGGGGGAGGCTCAGGAAACCTTACAGGATGAGACTCTCGCCACGCATGTCGGCAAGCTCACCAAACAACATGGCCTGATCGACTGGTCTAAACCCGCTATAGACATCGAACGACATATTCGAGGGATGCAGCCCTGGCCAGGCCCACAGACGATGCTCTTTTCTGAAGGGAAAGCTCCCCTGCGCTTGTCCATCCTGCAGGGCACTGTGATCTCTTCATCCGCGACAAATTCATCGTCCGTAGGATCATTTGCAGAACAAACATCACCCGGTCAGCTCAGTTCCGAATCAGGGCGACTTTTCGCGCAAACGGGCGACCATCGGCTGGAAATTCTCACTTTGCAACCGGAAGGCAAGCGAGCCATGTCGGCTGCCGAATATCTTCGCGGACGCCCCGTCAAACCTGGCGATTATCTGGGGACACTGGCCATCGCTCCGCAATAA
- a CDS encoding GYF domain-containing protein, which translates to MPTLTAMTWYYRLFGEEFGPVPHEMLVTLLENGTLSHTDEVRAETGSHWLTLKEVLDAPQDQTLESAGRATLDGLGDAQSGWYCKVLGRELGPMGFDEIQSFVEEGQLGPEAEVKLGAAGKWRAVRSIGRLMAVLPFEKGEHKIPEGRLSKEMQAFPGNEPSSNRESARPAPKSRIRDEFDDDEEDDDRSFDARRSRRKKKNRRGSDTQGYTGNTPPFGMPAFYPGGPAVNGYAGFPAAPTPAYGMPVAGAGFVPQWPQAAAPAPVDHLWYAWIGGQEYGPVDYSQLTQWATAGQLAATDYVRQGQAGQYVLASTINGLMPPLVPPVISAPVAPAIATPQPAVAATASSTAASSATASTTTAKTSAKPADSAANAVIPAASVEAKAAVVKETPAAKASEPELEVTKKATSESSNSNSNASSYSSSAAASSYSSGASYNSGASSYSSGFGGAAPSRPMPARPAPKKKVAAERPEWLDDAIEGLKSPKALVAVGLLALVGIYFSLGFLPASTGSDRQLQTRLEEVLATVKKLRETKAPAGEWEALAQATAKEYPKDFVDKLQSSASRKYPYKQLHLWCVRDRLQKMISNSRTKVSHEERDFENNLREAAKLLGVPSTIPAAPAVAEAGGKPPSGAQ; encoded by the coding sequence ATGCCTACACTCACTGCCATGACTTGGTACTACCGTCTTTTTGGCGAAGAATTTGGTCCAGTTCCTCACGAAATGCTCGTGACGCTGCTGGAGAACGGCACGTTATCGCACACCGATGAGGTGCGAGCCGAGACCGGATCGCACTGGTTAACGCTCAAGGAGGTTCTTGACGCACCTCAAGACCAGACCCTGGAGTCTGCAGGGCGAGCCACTCTCGATGGGCTGGGCGATGCACAGAGTGGCTGGTACTGCAAAGTGTTGGGTCGAGAACTGGGCCCGATGGGCTTTGATGAGATTCAATCTTTCGTGGAAGAGGGGCAGCTCGGGCCAGAAGCCGAAGTCAAGCTTGGGGCAGCCGGTAAGTGGCGCGCGGTACGTTCAATTGGCCGATTGATGGCTGTGCTCCCTTTTGAGAAAGGTGAGCACAAGATCCCCGAAGGCCGACTTTCTAAGGAAATGCAGGCATTTCCCGGGAATGAACCTTCATCGAATCGTGAATCGGCGAGACCTGCTCCCAAATCCCGTATTCGAGATGAGTTTGATGACGACGAGGAGGACGATGATCGATCATTCGATGCACGTCGATCCCGCCGGAAAAAGAAAAACCGCCGGGGGAGTGACACTCAGGGATACACTGGCAACACGCCACCATTCGGTATGCCCGCGTTTTATCCTGGTGGGCCAGCCGTCAATGGCTATGCCGGGTTCCCCGCTGCACCGACACCTGCCTATGGAATGCCTGTCGCAGGGGCAGGATTTGTCCCTCAGTGGCCACAAGCTGCTGCACCTGCCCCCGTCGATCATCTCTGGTACGCCTGGATCGGTGGTCAGGAATATGGCCCTGTCGATTACTCGCAACTGACACAATGGGCAACTGCCGGGCAGTTGGCAGCCACCGACTATGTGCGTCAAGGCCAGGCCGGCCAATATGTGCTCGCCTCGACGATCAATGGTCTGATGCCACCTCTGGTTCCGCCGGTCATCTCGGCACCTGTCGCTCCTGCCATTGCGACTCCGCAGCCAGCAGTTGCGGCCACAGCTTCATCTACCGCCGCTTCATCGGCCACTGCGTCCACCACCACAGCGAAAACATCAGCGAAGCCGGCTGACTCTGCAGCGAATGCAGTGATTCCAGCAGCCAGCGTCGAAGCGAAAGCGGCTGTTGTCAAAGAAACACCGGCTGCAAAAGCTTCTGAGCCGGAACTCGAAGTCACCAAGAAGGCCACGAGCGAAAGTTCAAACTCGAATTCAAATGCATCGAGTTATTCCTCGTCTGCAGCGGCTTCCTCTTACAGCTCAGGGGCGTCTTACAACTCGGGAGCCAGCAGTTATTCGTCAGGTTTTGGAGGAGCAGCTCCCTCCCGGCCCATGCCAGCCAGACCAGCGCCCAAGAAGAAAGTCGCCGCAGAGCGTCCCGAATGGCTGGATGATGCCATTGAAGGCCTGAAGTCTCCCAAAGCTCTTGTGGCAGTCGGGCTCTTGGCTCTCGTGGGGATTTATTTCTCTCTGGGATTTTTGCCTGCCAGCACGGGCAGCGATCGCCAATTACAGACCAGGTTGGAAGAAGTGCTGGCAACTGTGAAGAAGTTGCGTGAAACAAAGGCGCCGGCCGGTGAGTGGGAAGCACTCGCACAGGCCACAGCCAAGGAATATCCCAAGGATTTCGTCGATAAGCTCCAGAGTTCAGCCAGTCGCAAGTACCCCTACAAGCAACTTCACTTGTGGTGTGTTCGCGACCGCTTGCAGAAGATGATCAGCAACTCGAGGACAAAGGTGTCCCACGAAGAACGGGACTTCGAGAACAATCTCCGCGAGGCTGCCAAACTTCTCGGAGTGCCCTCCACCATACCGGCAGCCCCTGCGGTCGCGGAAGCAGGCGGCAAACCACCCTCTGGTGCCCAGTGA
- a CDS encoding serine hydrolase, giving the protein MMMRYLFLTIFTLHLSTALNSTALAQPLPRATPESQGVASAQIQKFIEAADQSINTLHSFMLIRHGKVVAECWWQPQTPTTPHVMHSLSKSFTSTAIGFAVSEGRLSVDDPVIKFFPDHLPAEVSPNLKAMRVKDLLTMSTGHETEPRLIGGPEDSGIRMFLAHPVPHKPGTHFKYNTPATYMLSAIVQKVSGEKLIDYLTPRLFKPLGIENPAWSTSAEGINYGGFGLMITTEDIARFGLFALNEGQWNGQQLLPAAWIREATSKHVSNGSNPQSDWEQGYGYQFWRCRHGAFRGDGKDGQFCIVLPEQDAVIAITAHTSNMQAELNVVWDQLLAAFHEAPLAEDPAAQARLKEVSSKLVAGQPKGTSKLLLSQKIQSDILKKEMKYSIYLPAGYEGSTTSYPVLYLLHGFGDDETSWQLKGNMQPLADATIATRRALPMIIVMPDAEKRYYMNSVMGEYMYEDYFIKELMPHIEKTYRVKTDRADRALSGLSMGGYGSLLYALHHPELFASCYAMSAGVRSDEEMRAIPFAEFKKRYVPSVGDLEEGDERITEFYNRNSVLYLLPKTPVEQLKQTRWFIDCGDDDFLYKGNSLLHITFSDLKVPHEYRVRDGGHNWKYWQRSLPDALEFVSESFSKGK; this is encoded by the coding sequence ATGATGATGCGCTACTTATTCCTGACGATTTTCACTCTGCACTTGTCGACAGCACTGAATTCCACAGCGCTGGCTCAACCGTTGCCACGAGCCACGCCTGAATCGCAGGGGGTGGCCTCGGCTCAGATTCAGAAATTCATTGAAGCTGCGGATCAGTCGATCAACACACTCCACAGCTTCATGTTGATCCGGCATGGAAAGGTGGTTGCCGAGTGCTGGTGGCAACCACAGACACCGACCACGCCGCATGTGATGCATTCGCTGAGCAAGAGTTTCACCTCGACGGCAATTGGGTTTGCAGTGAGCGAAGGGAGGCTCAGTGTGGATGACCCGGTCATCAAGTTCTTCCCCGATCATCTTCCCGCTGAAGTTTCGCCCAATCTTAAGGCCATGCGGGTCAAGGATCTCCTCACCATGTCCACAGGCCATGAGACCGAGCCCAGACTCATCGGTGGGCCTGAGGATTCGGGAATTCGCATGTTCCTGGCGCATCCTGTCCCCCATAAGCCGGGAACGCACTTCAAGTACAACACACCCGCCACTTACATGCTCTCGGCAATCGTGCAGAAGGTCTCGGGTGAAAAGTTGATCGACTACCTGACTCCGCGTTTGTTCAAGCCCCTGGGCATTGAAAACCCGGCCTGGTCGACCAGTGCTGAAGGAATCAACTACGGTGGGTTTGGTCTCATGATTACGACGGAAGACATCGCCCGTTTTGGCCTCTTCGCACTGAATGAAGGGCAATGGAATGGCCAGCAACTTCTTCCGGCAGCGTGGATTCGCGAAGCCACTTCGAAGCATGTTTCGAATGGCAGCAATCCCCAAAGTGACTGGGAACAGGGCTATGGTTATCAGTTCTGGCGCTGCCGACACGGAGCCTTCCGAGGTGATGGCAAAGATGGACAGTTTTGCATTGTTTTGCCCGAGCAGGATGCGGTCATTGCGATCACAGCCCATACGAGCAATATGCAGGCGGAGTTAAACGTCGTCTGGGATCAACTACTGGCTGCGTTTCATGAAGCTCCACTGGCAGAAGATCCGGCGGCTCAAGCCCGTCTTAAGGAAGTCTCGTCCAAGCTTGTCGCTGGTCAACCGAAAGGGACGAGCAAACTGCTGCTCAGCCAGAAAATTCAGAGCGACATTTTGAAGAAGGAGATGAAGTACTCGATTTATCTTCCCGCGGGTTATGAAGGCTCGACGACTTCGTACCCAGTGCTCTATCTGCTCCACGGCTTTGGTGACGATGAAACGAGCTGGCAGTTGAAGGGAAACATGCAACCCCTCGCGGATGCCACCATTGCGACCCGCCGGGCACTTCCGATGATCATCGTGATGCCCGATGCGGAGAAACGTTATTACATGAACAGCGTGATGGGCGAGTACATGTACGAAGATTATTTCATTAAGGAACTGATGCCGCATATTGAGAAAACCTATCGCGTCAAAACAGATCGTGCTGATCGAGCACTTTCGGGCCTGTCGATGGGTGGTTATGGAAGCTTGCTTTATGCCCTGCACCATCCTGAGCTGTTTGCCTCCTGCTATGCCATGAGTGCCGGTGTTCGCTCGGATGAAGAAATGCGGGCGATTCCGTTTGCCGAGTTCAAAAAGCGGTACGTTCCTTCCGTCGGCGATCTTGAGGAAGGGGACGAACGGATCACTGAGTTTTACAATCGGAACAGTGTGCTGTACCTGCTGCCAAAAACGCCCGTGGAACAGCTCAAACAGACACGCTGGTTCATCGATTGTGGGGACGACGACTTCCTTTACAAGGGAAATTCCCTGCTGCACATCACATTCAGCGACCTGAAAGTTCCGCATGAGTACCGTGTCCGTGACGGCGGGCACAACTGGAAGTACTGGCAACGCTCACTCCCGGATGCACTGGAGTTTGTCTCTGAATCGTTTTCGAAGGGGAAATAA
- a CDS encoding PQQ-binding-like beta-propeller repeat protein: protein MSGSATPEERSASPTLRRWIWPGVTLLLAGVAQTALYLTYSEDRTMLIMTTLFVWPATIFSLLLWWVFGSGFTWKSRLIGLGSLLFVGGLVMSVATIEGFNGDMVPRVVWRWAPKAEAAARNVPVAPQEGAVATPVLTAGPGDWVQFRGPDRAGVASGVTIPLSWSEATPPKKLWGKPIGVGWSSFAVIGDRIFTQTQVEQEEQVLCLDLATGNVLWKHADQTRFSEAMGGDGPRATPTFLEGKLYTLGATGILNTFDAATGKVLWSTNILKDADATNIPWAMAGSPLIEDGLVIVNPGGKDGHSIAAYRATDGQLMWSVGDYEASYTAPRVETIHGVRQVLVFHAAGLSGLDPKTGKEFWMFPWVNQPKVNACQPILLPDQSLFLSCGYSVGSARIELTPAEPSWQVKPIWKTNKFRLKFNDGILKDGYIYGLDENRLACLDIATGKIKWKGPPYGYGQILMTDNSILVSCENGELALVEPTPEKFVEITKFRVLPDATTWAHPVIAHGKLLVRNNQELACYQVETPPQ, encoded by the coding sequence ATGTCGGGTTCAGCCACTCCTGAAGAACGATCTGCCTCTCCCACATTACGCCGCTGGATCTGGCCTGGAGTGACGCTGCTGCTGGCAGGAGTCGCTCAAACAGCACTCTATCTGACGTACAGTGAAGATCGCACCATGCTCATCATGACGACGCTCTTCGTCTGGCCAGCGACGATTTTCTCATTGTTGCTCTGGTGGGTTTTCGGCTCTGGATTCACCTGGAAGTCGCGTCTTATTGGTTTAGGAAGCCTGCTCTTCGTTGGCGGGCTGGTGATGTCAGTCGCCACGATTGAAGGCTTCAATGGCGATATGGTGCCTCGCGTCGTGTGGCGTTGGGCCCCCAAAGCGGAAGCTGCTGCCCGAAACGTTCCTGTCGCTCCTCAAGAGGGAGCTGTTGCCACACCTGTTCTCACCGCCGGGCCGGGAGACTGGGTTCAATTTCGCGGGCCGGATCGCGCGGGTGTGGCCTCCGGAGTGACTATCCCTCTGTCTTGGAGTGAAGCCACTCCTCCGAAGAAACTTTGGGGCAAGCCGATTGGTGTCGGCTGGTCGAGCTTTGCCGTCATTGGAGACCGGATCTTCACGCAAACGCAGGTCGAGCAGGAAGAGCAGGTGCTCTGCCTCGATCTGGCCACGGGCAACGTTCTCTGGAAGCATGCCGATCAGACCCGCTTTTCGGAAGCGATGGGTGGTGACGGCCCCAGAGCCACTCCCACGTTTCTCGAAGGCAAACTGTATACTCTCGGTGCGACTGGCATACTGAACACTTTCGATGCGGCTACAGGAAAAGTTTTGTGGTCGACGAACATTCTCAAGGATGCCGACGCCACCAATATCCCCTGGGCCATGGCCGGTTCACCTCTGATTGAAGATGGCCTCGTCATTGTCAATCCTGGTGGAAAAGACGGCCATTCGATTGCTGCGTATCGTGCGACGGATGGCCAGCTCATGTGGTCTGTCGGCGATTACGAAGCCAGCTACACAGCGCCACGGGTGGAGACGATTCACGGCGTTCGCCAGGTTCTCGTCTTCCATGCTGCTGGTCTTTCCGGGCTGGATCCAAAAACTGGCAAAGAATTCTGGATGTTCCCCTGGGTCAACCAGCCCAAGGTCAACGCCTGCCAGCCGATTCTCCTCCCTGATCAATCGCTCTTTCTCTCCTGCGGCTACTCGGTGGGGAGTGCCCGAATCGAGCTCACACCTGCCGAACCTTCGTGGCAGGTCAAACCAATCTGGAAGACCAATAAATTCCGGTTGAAGTTCAACGATGGAATTCTCAAAGACGGCTACATCTATGGCCTTGATGAAAACCGCCTCGCCTGCCTCGACATCGCGACGGGAAAGATCAAGTGGAAGGGCCCACCTTATGGCTATGGTCAGATCCTGATGACAGATAACTCGATCCTCGTCAGTTGTGAAAATGGCGAGCTGGCACTCGTGGAACCAACTCCCGAAAAGTTTGTCGAAATCACGAAGTTCCGTGTTCTACCCGATGCAACCACCTGGGCTCATCCGGTCATCGCCCACGGCAAGCTCCTCGTACGCAACAATCAGGAACTCGCCTGCTATCAGGTGGAAACCCCGCCTCAATAG
- a CDS encoding co-chaperone GroES → MSEFVEPLGKRILIRKDESKQKTRGGIVLPDQAEIPTITGRVVEISVLIERDLDFPVKKYDKVLFHPKNAIPVDFEPDNLLYVVPIEDVVAVFRRSEPVRPPRKSKGKKDIEPDELGE, encoded by the coding sequence TTGAGCGAATTCGTTGAGCCGCTGGGAAAGCGAATTCTGATCCGTAAAGACGAGAGCAAGCAAAAGACCCGCGGCGGGATTGTGTTGCCGGATCAGGCTGAAATTCCGACGATTACCGGCCGCGTGGTGGAAATCAGTGTGTTGATCGAGCGCGATCTCGACTTCCCGGTGAAGAAATACGACAAGGTGTTGTTTCACCCGAAGAATGCCATTCCGGTCGATTTTGAGCCCGACAATCTGCTGTATGTGGTTCCGATTGAAGATGTGGTTGCCGTTTTTCGCCGGTCGGAACCTGTACGTCCCCCTCGTAAGTCAAAAGGCAAGAAAGATATCGAACCTGACGAGTTGGGCGAATAG
- a CDS encoding Sec-independent protein translocase subunit TatA/TatB, which yields MFGAPGWQEMMVVGIIALLLFGKRLPEVARSLGKGLTEFKKGMAGMTDDIQSTVYTQPESSKTTRPLAKDDDEPVVASAPKFTPPSEPPA from the coding sequence ATGTTTGGTGCACCTGGTTGGCAGGAAATGATGGTCGTGGGGATCATCGCTCTCCTATTGTTCGGCAAGCGCTTGCCCGAAGTCGCTCGCAGCCTGGGGAAAGGGCTGACAGAATTCAAAAAAGGGATGGCCGGTATGACGGACGATATTCAGAGTACTGTCTATACTCAGCCGGAGAGTTCGAAAACAACACGGCCATTAGCCAAAGATGATGATGAGCCCGTGGTCGCCAGTGCTCCGAAATTTACTCCTCCCTCCGAACCACCCGCTTGA